From Curtobacterium sp. SGAir0471, the proteins below share one genomic window:
- a CDS encoding thioredoxin domain-containing protein: MNDNRLGTAVSPYLRLHADNPVDWREWGPEAFAEARERDVPVLVSVGYATCHWCHVMARESFSDPEIGALLRRDFVAVKVDREERPDVDASLMAAASAFTQQLGWPLTAFATPEGRVFFAGTYYPPTQVGQVGSFRQVLAAVLEAWTERRHEVDANANAIAAAIAQGATADAAARGSGVDAATQGGEGPDGAAPGLPSVDAIRAVTAELVSAEDTTYGGFGGAPKFPSAPLLEFLDDVAADGDDVARGLLDRSLDAIRTTELTDADGGVFRYATKRDWSVPHYERMLYDNAGLLAVAGPEQARGIADFLRDTLRRPDGAFVAAQDSESTIDGRRVEGDWYRLPLDERGEFDPPPLDDQVLTGWNGLAIRGLALAGARHGDDEMLDLARGAADAVLAAHVRDGHVVVRSSTAHGTSSAPPTIEDVGLLAEGLLELALVTGEVRYAETARSLVDDGLAGRFDTDPVLRAAGTATGEQPQTALRSGTVALAGAAATLGALTGDRSLRDAATRLVADRAHTGTERPLGHADALGVALALQRPSREVVVVTEVVVSGVDDPMRRTALAARRPGTVVATVTADQARGWADAGFSLFDGRDGSAPAAYVCHDHVCALPARDVAALSDQLR; the protein is encoded by the coding sequence ATGAACGACAACCGGCTCGGAACCGCGGTCAGCCCGTACCTGCGCCTGCACGCCGACAACCCGGTGGACTGGCGTGAGTGGGGGCCGGAGGCCTTCGCAGAAGCGAGGGAGCGGGACGTCCCGGTGCTCGTCTCGGTCGGGTACGCCACGTGCCACTGGTGCCACGTCATGGCACGGGAGAGCTTCTCGGACCCGGAGATCGGCGCGCTGCTCCGTCGGGACTTCGTCGCGGTGAAGGTCGACCGCGAGGAGCGTCCGGACGTCGACGCCAGCCTGATGGCCGCCGCGAGCGCCTTCACGCAGCAGCTCGGGTGGCCACTGACCGCGTTCGCGACGCCCGAGGGGCGGGTGTTCTTCGCGGGGACGTACTACCCGCCGACCCAGGTCGGTCAGGTCGGATCCTTCCGCCAGGTCCTGGCGGCGGTGCTCGAGGCGTGGACGGAGCGGCGGCACGAGGTGGACGCGAACGCGAACGCGATCGCCGCGGCGATCGCGCAGGGGGCGACGGCCGACGCAGCCGCGCGCGGGTCGGGGGTGGACGCTGCCACGCAAGGTGGCGAGGGGCCCGACGGAGCCGCACCGGGCCTCCCGTCCGTCGACGCGATCCGAGCCGTCACCGCTGAGCTCGTCTCGGCGGAGGACACCACGTACGGGGGCTTCGGCGGCGCGCCGAAGTTCCCGAGCGCGCCGCTCCTCGAGTTCCTCGATGACGTCGCGGCCGACGGCGACGACGTCGCACGGGGGCTGCTCGATCGGAGTCTCGACGCGATCCGCACGACCGAGCTGACGGACGCCGACGGGGGTGTGTTCCGGTACGCGACCAAGCGCGACTGGAGCGTCCCGCACTACGAGCGGATGCTCTACGACAACGCGGGACTGCTCGCGGTCGCCGGGCCGGAGCAGGCCCGGGGCATCGCCGACTTCCTCCGGGACACGCTCCGCCGGCCGGACGGTGCGTTCGTCGCGGCGCAGGACAGTGAGTCGACCATCGACGGACGCCGCGTCGAGGGCGACTGGTACCGGCTGCCGCTGGACGAGCGCGGCGAGTTCGACCCGCCGCCGCTCGACGACCAGGTGCTGACGGGGTGGAACGGCCTCGCGATCCGCGGCCTCGCGCTCGCCGGGGCGCGGCACGGCGACGACGAGATGCTCGACCTCGCCCGCGGTGCTGCCGACGCGGTCCTCGCCGCCCACGTCCGCGACGGGCACGTCGTCGTCCGGTCGAGCACCGCGCACGGCACGTCGTCCGCGCCGCCGACGATCGAGGACGTCGGGCTGCTCGCCGAGGGGTTGCTCGAACTCGCGCTCGTCACGGGCGAGGTCCGGTACGCCGAGACGGCGCGGTCGCTCGTCGACGACGGCCTCGCCGGGCGGTTCGACACCGACCCGGTCCTCCGTGCCGCCGGTACGGCCACCGGCGAGCAGCCGCAGACGGCACTGCGGTCCGGCACAGTGGCGCTGGCGGGGGCGGCTGCGACGCTGGGTGCGCTCACCGGCGACCGGTCGCTCCGTGACGCCGCGACCCGGCTCGTCGCCGACCGTGCACACACCGGGACGGAACGGCCACTCGGCCACGCGGACGCCCTCGGGGTCGCCCTCGCCCTGCAACGGCCGTCGCGCGAGGTCGTCGTCGTGACAGAGGTCGTCGTGTCCGGGGTCGACGACCCGATGCGGCGGACGGCCCTCGCCGCCCGCCGCCCGGGCACGGTTGTGGCGACGGTGACCGCGGACCAGGCGCGAGGGTGGGCCGACGCCGGGTTCTCCCTGTTCGACGGGCGGGACGGCTCGGCGCCGGCCGCGTACGTCTGCCACGACCACGTCTGCGCGCTGCCGGCGAGGGACGTCGCTGCGCTCTCCGACCAGCTGCGCTGA
- a CDS encoding sulfurtransferase, producing MAPVLTSPLVSTQWLADHIGADELVVLDASVHTTGVGTAMQWQAARDAYEQHGHVPGARYADLVDDFSAPDAEVPFTRPSAERFESAARALGITNGSTVVVYDDSVGEWAARLWWIFRAFGFDDVAVLDGGFSKWRDEGRPVRVGPLRGAVLPSSTESFLAGEERPVWADHDRVLRAVRGEEPAAVVLAAPPSALGADHPGVVPGSTAITTDDVVDPDTNTLRRGAALAEVFAPVLDADEFVTYCGVGSAACVDALALTVLGHDQVKVYDGSLAEWWRLKPELVAS from the coding sequence ATGGCCCCCGTCCTGACCTCGCCCCTCGTGTCGACGCAGTGGCTCGCCGACCACATCGGCGCCGACGAGCTCGTCGTGCTCGACGCGTCGGTGCACACCACGGGGGTCGGAACGGCGATGCAGTGGCAGGCCGCCCGCGATGCGTACGAGCAGCACGGGCACGTACCGGGAGCCCGGTACGCCGACCTGGTCGACGACTTCTCCGCGCCCGACGCCGAGGTCCCCTTCACCCGACCGAGTGCCGAGCGCTTCGAGTCCGCAGCGCGGGCTCTCGGCATCACGAACGGCTCCACCGTCGTGGTCTACGACGACAGCGTCGGCGAGTGGGCAGCCCGGCTCTGGTGGATCTTCCGCGCGTTCGGCTTCGACGACGTCGCGGTGCTCGACGGCGGCTTCAGCAAGTGGCGGGACGAAGGACGACCCGTCCGCGTCGGACCGCTCCGTGGAGCGGTCCTGCCGTCGTCCACGGAGTCGTTCCTGGCCGGCGAGGAACGCCCGGTGTGGGCCGACCACGACCGTGTCCTGCGGGCGGTGCGCGGCGAGGAGCCGGCGGCGGTGGTCCTCGCGGCTCCCCCGTCCGCGCTCGGTGCCGACCACCCCGGGGTGGTCCCCGGCAGCACGGCGATCACGACGGACGACGTGGTCGACCCCGACACGAACACCCTGCGCCGCGGGGCCGCGCTCGCCGAGGTGTTCGCGCCGGTGCTCGACGCCGACGAGTTCGTGACGTACTGCGGTGTCGGCAGCGCAGCGTGCGTCGACGCGCTCGCCCTCACGGTGCTCGGACACGACCAGGTGAAGGTCTACGACGGTTCGCTCGCCGAGTGGTGGCGCCTCAAACCGGAGCTGGTCGCGTCCTGA
- the hrpA gene encoding ATP-dependent RNA helicase HrpA, whose product MSATPVITYPPELPVSQRRDDIAAAIRDHQVVIVAGATGSGKTTQLPKICLELGRESIGHTQPRRIAARTIAERVSEELGGELGDLVGYQVRFTDKVSANTRIKLMTDGILLNEIHFDRDLKRYDTIIIDEAHERSLTIDFLLGYLKRLLPRRPDLKVIITSATIDPESFSRHFGDAPIIEVSGRTYPVEIRYRPLVADDDTDADDGDDTDPRTDDSGSRGGAGADDRDVLQGITGALDELAREDPGDVLVFLSGENEIRDAQEAIEGKRYPGTEVLPLYGRLSAADQHRVFERRTTPGIRRRVVLATNVAETSLTVPGIKYVIDTGTARISRYSSRAKVQRLPIEAISQASANQRSGRAGRTSAGIAIRLYSEDDFARRPEFTDPEILRTNLAAVILQMISLGFGDIERFPFLQPPDSRGVKDGLDLLRELRAVDGDGRITRAGRQLTRLPIDPRLGRMVLEAGRQGVGREVIAIVSALSIQDPRERPLEKRAHADQLHARFADPTSDFLTLLNLWNHIEDKQEELSSSAFRRLCKAEFLNHLRIREWQDLYRQLSRAAKQVDVRVGQSRSEDGDAVHRSLLAGLLSQIGLRDKEKRDYLGARGVRFVVFPGSVLAKKQPDAVMAAELVETSRLFARTVGRIDPAWVEPLAGDLLKRTYGEPHWEKKQGAVVAYERVTLFGVPIVQRRRVQYKRVDPEHSRELFIRHALVEGEWDAQQAFDRANRKLRRELEQLEERTRRRDILFDDERVYEFYDARIPADVATTRDFEGWWRTTRREQPDLLTMRRQDLLDEDAAEAAQDEQEYPTQWRSGDQRLAIKYRFEPGAQDDGVSVQVPLALLPRMREEGFDWQVRGLRRELVTALIKSLPKQIRKNVVPAADWAEKIVAELPDDAPTEPTESFRATLAAAIQRMTYVPVTEGDFDLSRVPAHLLPTWAVVDERGRRVESGKDLAALQTKLKDRTQQSVASATAKAAARPGGAARVAGASSGPQVERSGLTAWPSDDLPQVLDTKQAGGVIRAYPSLVEEGDGPKATVGVRLLATPGDRAVSMPAGVRRLVMHAVPSPVSYVQSHLTAQEKLALAASPYPSTAALFDDVLAAVVDAGIRRAHPDGLVFTKAEFEAVRDAVSATVVDTMFTAVSEVAAVLTAQRAADKAMKQANSMALLPALTDMRQQVERLVFPGFVAVAGLDRLRRIRVYLQGVDARVQKLLQNPGRDATWMREVTVATDRYTDAGGTFPPSAGAHPELVHARWMLEEFRLSLFAQELGTAETVSLQRITKTLAAAR is encoded by the coding sequence ATGTCTGCCACGCCCGTCATCACGTACCCGCCCGAACTGCCGGTGTCGCAGCGGCGGGACGACATCGCCGCCGCGATCCGCGACCACCAGGTCGTCATCGTCGCCGGCGCCACGGGCTCGGGCAAGACGACGCAGCTGCCGAAGATCTGCCTCGAACTCGGCCGCGAGTCGATCGGGCACACCCAGCCGCGTCGGATCGCCGCGCGGACCATCGCCGAGCGCGTGTCCGAGGAGCTCGGCGGCGAACTCGGCGACCTCGTCGGCTACCAGGTGCGCTTCACCGACAAGGTGAGTGCGAACACCCGGATCAAGCTGATGACCGACGGGATCCTGCTCAACGAGATCCACTTCGACCGCGACCTGAAGCGCTACGACACGATCATCATCGACGAGGCGCACGAGCGCTCCCTGACGATCGACTTCCTGCTCGGGTACCTGAAGCGCCTGCTCCCCCGGCGCCCGGACCTCAAGGTGATCATCACGAGTGCGACGATCGACCCGGAGTCGTTCTCGCGGCACTTCGGGGACGCACCGATCATCGAGGTGTCCGGCCGCACCTACCCGGTCGAGATCCGCTACCGTCCGCTCGTCGCCGACGACGACACCGACGCGGACGACGGCGACGACACCGACCCACGGACCGACGACAGCGGCAGCCGCGGCGGTGCGGGCGCGGACGACCGCGACGTGCTCCAGGGCATCACGGGCGCCCTCGACGAGCTCGCGCGCGAGGACCCGGGCGACGTCCTCGTGTTCCTGTCCGGCGAGAACGAGATCCGCGACGCGCAGGAGGCGATCGAGGGCAAGCGGTACCCGGGCACCGAGGTCCTGCCGCTCTACGGACGTCTGTCGGCCGCCGACCAGCACCGGGTGTTCGAGCGTCGGACCACCCCGGGCATCCGTCGCCGGGTCGTCCTCGCCACCAACGTGGCGGAGACCTCCCTGACGGTGCCGGGCATCAAGTACGTGATCGACACCGGCACCGCCCGCATCTCGCGGTACTCGTCGCGGGCGAAGGTGCAGCGGCTCCCGATCGAGGCGATCAGCCAGGCGAGTGCGAACCAGCGGTCCGGCCGCGCGGGACGCACGAGCGCGGGCATCGCGATCCGGCTCTACTCCGAGGACGACTTCGCACGCCGCCCGGAGTTCACCGACCCCGAGATCCTGCGGACGAACCTGGCGGCGGTCATCCTGCAGATGATCTCCCTCGGCTTCGGCGACATCGAACGCTTCCCCTTCCTGCAGCCGCCGGACTCCCGCGGCGTGAAGGACGGCCTCGACCTGCTCCGCGAGCTCCGCGCGGTCGATGGCGACGGTCGGATCACCAGGGCCGGGCGGCAGCTCACCCGACTGCCGATCGACCCACGGCTGGGCCGGATGGTGCTCGAGGCCGGCCGCCAGGGCGTCGGTCGCGAGGTCATCGCCATCGTCAGCGCCCTGAGCATCCAGGACCCGCGCGAGCGCCCGCTCGAGAAGCGCGCCCACGCCGACCAGCTGCACGCGCGCTTCGCCGACCCGACGAGTGACTTCCTCACCCTGCTCAACCTCTGGAACCACATCGAGGACAAGCAGGAGGAGCTGTCGTCGAGCGCGTTCCGGCGCCTGTGCAAGGCCGAGTTCCTCAACCACCTGCGCATCCGCGAGTGGCAGGACCTGTACCGCCAGCTGTCCCGTGCCGCGAAGCAGGTCGACGTCCGCGTCGGGCAGTCCCGCTCCGAGGACGGCGACGCCGTGCACCGATCCCTGCTCGCCGGGCTCCTCAGCCAGATCGGGCTGCGCGACAAGGAGAAGCGCGACTACCTCGGTGCGCGGGGCGTCCGCTTCGTGGTGTTCCCGGGCAGCGTCCTGGCGAAGAAGCAGCCCGACGCAGTGATGGCCGCCGAGCTCGTCGAGACGAGCCGGCTCTTCGCCCGCACCGTCGGACGGATCGACCCGGCCTGGGTCGAGCCGCTCGCCGGGGACCTGCTCAAGCGCACCTACGGCGAGCCCCACTGGGAGAAGAAGCAGGGCGCGGTCGTGGCCTACGAGCGCGTGACCCTGTTCGGCGTCCCGATCGTGCAGCGCCGCCGGGTGCAGTACAAGCGCGTCGACCCGGAGCACTCGCGTGAGCTGTTCATCCGGCACGCCCTGGTCGAGGGCGAGTGGGACGCGCAGCAGGCCTTCGACCGTGCGAACCGGAAGCTCCGCCGCGAGCTCGAGCAGCTCGAGGAACGCACCCGCCGCCGCGACATCCTGTTCGACGACGAGCGCGTGTACGAGTTCTACGACGCCAGGATCCCCGCCGACGTCGCCACGACGCGCGACTTCGAGGGCTGGTGGCGCACGACCCGTCGCGAGCAGCCCGACCTGCTCACGATGCGCCGACAGGACCTGCTCGACGAGGACGCCGCCGAGGCCGCCCAGGACGAGCAGGAGTACCCGACGCAGTGGCGCTCCGGCGACCAGCGCCTGGCGATCAAGTACCGCTTCGAGCCGGGCGCGCAGGACGACGGCGTCAGCGTGCAGGTGCCGCTGGCGCTGCTCCCCCGGATGCGCGAGGAGGGCTTCGACTGGCAGGTCCGCGGCCTCCGCAGGGAACTCGTCACCGCGCTCATCAAGTCACTGCCGAAGCAGATCCGCAAGAACGTCGTCCCGGCCGCCGACTGGGCCGAGAAGATCGTCGCCGAGCTACCGGACGACGCTCCGACCGAGCCGACCGAGTCCTTCCGCGCGACCCTCGCCGCTGCGATCCAGCGGATGACGTACGTGCCGGTGACCGAGGGCGACTTCGACCTGTCCCGGGTGCCCGCCCATCTGCTGCCCACCTGGGCGGTCGTCGACGAGCGCGGCCGCCGGGTCGAGTCCGGCAAGGACCTCGCGGCGCTGCAGACGAAGTTGAAGGACCGGACCCAGCAGAGCGTCGCCTCCGCCACGGCGAAGGCGGCGGCACGGCCGGGAGGCGCGGCGCGCGTCGCCGGGGCGTCCTCCGGCCCGCAGGTGGAACGGTCCGGCCTGACCGCCTGGCCGTCCGACGACCTGCCGCAGGTCCTCGACACGAAGCAGGCCGGTGGCGTGATCCGCGCCTACCCGTCCCTGGTCGAGGAGGGCGACGGCCCGAAGGCCACCGTCGGCGTCCGGCTCCTGGCCACTCCCGGTGACCGAGCGGTCAGCATGCCCGCCGGCGTCCGGCGGCTCGTCATGCACGCGGTGCCCTCGCCGGTGTCGTACGTGCAGTCGCACCTCACCGCGCAGGAGAAGCTCGCGCTCGCGGCCAGCCCCTACCCCTCGACCGCGGCGCTGTTCGACGACGTGCTGGCCGCGGTCGTGGACGCCGGCATCCGTCGCGCGCACCCGGACGGCCTCGTGTTCACGAAGGCGGAGTTCGAGGCCGTGCGGGACGCCGTCTCTGCCACGGTCGTCGACACGATGTTCACCGCCGTGTCCGAGGTCGCTGCGGTGCTCACCGCGCAGCGGGCGGCCGACAAGGCGATGAAGCAGGCGAACTCGATGGCCCTGCTGCCCGCGCTGACGGACATGCGGCAGCAGGTCGAGCGCCTGGTCTTCCCGGGCTTCGTCGCCGTCGCCGGACTCGACCGGCTCCGGCGGATCCGGGTGTACCTGCAGGGGGTCGATGCCCGCGTGCAGAAGCTCCTGCAGAACCCGGGGCGCGATGCGACGTGGATGCGCGAGGTCACCGTCGCGACCGACCGCTACACGGACGCCGGTGGGACCTTCCCGCCGTCTGCCGGCGCGCACCCCGAGCTCGTGCATGCCCGGTGGATGCTCGAGGAGTTCCGCCTCAGCCTGTTCGCCCAGGAGCTCGGGACCGCCGAGACGGTCTCGCTGCAGCGCATCACCAAGACCCTGGCGGCCGCCCGCTGA
- a CDS encoding ATPase, translated as MPRSEVLFVGGRSGVGKSTAAEALHDLLVAADVAHALIEGDVLDLAHPAPHVAHPEVRLAERNLRSMWAGYRELGHHRLVFTNTVSVLEHERLAAAMGDDPLVTAVLLRASDDTTTGRLVRRAGGPVPQAQLAHSTATAGRLDSAAADTVARVDTDGRTPEQVARRLGALTGWLPDRPST; from the coding sequence GTGCCGCGGTCCGAGGTGCTCTTCGTCGGGGGCCGCTCCGGCGTCGGCAAGAGCACCGCGGCGGAGGCCCTGCACGACCTCCTCGTCGCGGCGGACGTGGCGCACGCCCTGATCGAGGGCGACGTCCTCGACCTCGCCCATCCGGCGCCGCACGTCGCCCACCCCGAGGTGCGGCTCGCCGAGCGGAACCTCCGGTCGATGTGGGCGGGGTACCGCGAGCTCGGACACCATCGACTCGTGTTCACCAACACGGTCTCGGTGCTCGAGCACGAGCGGCTCGCCGCCGCGATGGGCGACGACCCGCTGGTCACCGCGGTCCTGCTCCGCGCCTCCGACGACACCACCACCGGGCGACTGGTCCGCCGCGCGGGCGGTCCGGTCCCGCAGGCGCAGCTCGCCCACAGCACGGCGACGGCCGGGAGGCTCGACTCGGCCGCCGCGGACACGGTCGCCCGGGTGGACACCGACGGCCGCACGCCGGAGCAGGTCGCCCGTCGGCTCGGGGCGCTCACCGGCTGGCTCCCGGACCGACCGAGCACGTGA
- a CDS encoding NAD-dependent epimerase/dehydratase family protein codes for MSTRRAVVLGGTGGIGSAVVRDLLDVSGRGGDDWRVDVVARRGGPTADALTAAGASFVAGDRRDTTVLRDLLRPGADLLIDTVGVTRDDALQLRPFLDDLGSTVFVSSKAVYVDDQGRHANAVDKPVFGGPVTELQPTVIAGDGDPTSRDGYGAAKVAAEQVLLDHGAPVTVLRPSKVYGVGIGRPREWFVVRRALDGRERILLADHGRGVDHTTAASGIASLVRLVADAPDRRILNVADETAPDVLEIVRTLAELVDHRFDEVLLDQDAPAFVGTTPWSSPSPFVLDTTAARALGWHPPRYADAVRSEVDWLLETAHAVPAGGDVPWAEDPFWDRKFDYGPEDAALALLSLGRD; via the coding sequence ATGAGCACCAGACGCGCGGTCGTCCTCGGCGGTACCGGCGGGATCGGGTCCGCGGTGGTCCGAGACCTCCTCGACGTCTCCGGCCGAGGCGGCGACGACTGGCGGGTCGACGTCGTCGCGCGTCGCGGCGGTCCGACCGCCGATGCGCTGACCGCAGCCGGCGCCTCCTTCGTCGCCGGTGACCGACGCGACACGACCGTGCTCCGCGACCTCCTGCGCCCCGGTGCCGACCTGCTCATCGACACCGTCGGGGTGACCCGCGACGACGCCCTGCAGCTGCGCCCGTTCCTCGACGACCTCGGGTCGACCGTGTTCGTGTCGTCGAAGGCGGTGTACGTCGACGACCAGGGGCGGCACGCGAACGCCGTCGACAAGCCCGTGTTCGGCGGCCCGGTCACCGAACTGCAGCCCACCGTCATCGCCGGGGACGGCGACCCGACCTCGCGAGACGGCTACGGCGCCGCGAAGGTCGCCGCCGAACAGGTCCTGCTCGACCACGGCGCCCCGGTCACCGTGCTCCGTCCGTCGAAGGTGTACGGCGTCGGCATCGGCCGCCCGCGGGAGTGGTTCGTGGTCCGTCGCGCCCTCGACGGTCGGGAGCGCATCCTGCTCGCCGACCACGGCCGCGGTGTCGACCACACGACGGCCGCGAGCGGGATCGCATCCCTCGTGCGACTCGTCGCCGACGCTCCCGACCGCCGCATCCTCAACGTGGCCGACGAGACCGCGCCCGACGTCCTCGAGATCGTGCGCACCCTCGCCGAGCTCGTCGACCACCGCTTCGACGAGGTCCTGCTCGACCAGGACGCCCCCGCCTTCGTCGGCACGACCCCGTGGAGCTCGCCGTCACCGTTCGTCCTCGACACGACTGCGGCGCGCGCGCTCGGTTGGCACCCCCCGCGGTACGCCGACGCCGTCCGGTCCGAGGTCGACTGGCTGCTCGAGACCGCGCACGCTGTGCCGGCCGGCGGCGACGTCCCCTGGGCGGAGGACCCGTTCTGGGACCGCAAGTTCGACTACGGCCCCGAGGACGCCGCCCTGGCGCTGCTCTCCCTCGGCAGGGACTGA
- a CDS encoding TetR/AcrR family transcriptional regulator, producing MSTTDTAHDLERPLRADAARNRELILQTARRCFAERGLSVTLNDIAHEAGVGVGTVYRRFADKDALIEALLATKFEAMNAAAARAAQETDPREALRVYLMGVFEFRARDRALADAIVRAGKARPSIVSERDRLERQVATIIERAATAGVVRAGFSYADLPMLTTMVGAVADMTRAQDPDAWRRYAEVVLEGVLPGGTTDPMVGAPLDRAAIERALHGQP from the coding sequence GTGAGCACCACCGACACCGCGCACGACCTCGAGCGCCCCCTGCGCGCCGATGCCGCGCGCAACCGCGAGCTGATCCTGCAGACCGCCCGCAGGTGCTTCGCCGAGCGCGGGTTGTCGGTCACGCTCAACGACATCGCGCACGAGGCCGGTGTCGGCGTCGGCACGGTCTACCGCCGGTTCGCGGACAAGGACGCCCTGATCGAGGCGCTCCTCGCCACCAAGTTCGAAGCGATGAACGCCGCCGCTGCCCGCGCCGCGCAGGAGACCGATCCGCGCGAGGCACTGCGCGTCTACCTGATGGGCGTGTTCGAGTTCCGCGCCCGCGACCGCGCCCTGGCCGACGCGATCGTGCGTGCCGGGAAGGCGCGGCCGTCGATCGTCAGCGAGCGGGACCGGCTCGAGCGCCAGGTCGCGACGATCATCGAGCGTGCTGCCACCGCCGGGGTCGTACGCGCCGGGTTCAGCTACGCCGACCTCCCGATGCTCACCACGATGGTCGGCGCCGTCGCCGACATGACCCGCGCGCAGGACCCGGACGCCTGGCGCCGCTACGCCGAGGTCGTGCTCGAGGGCGTGCTGCCGGGCGGCACCACCGACCCGATGGTCGGCGCCCCGCTCGACCGCGCCGCCATCGAACGCGCCCTGCACGGCCAGCCCTGA
- a CDS encoding MFS transporter → MTAEQTVPAPTGSAPTTTGRAAGTTPGSGSDRANHRWIALAVIALAQLMVVLDATIVNIALPSAQADLGFGTDQRQWIVTAYSLAFGSLLLLGGRLGDLFGRKTTFIVGLVGFALASVLGGLADSFGLLVAARALQGVFGALLAPSALGMLTTTFRDPKERGRAFGIFGSIAGSGAAIGLLLGGVLTEYASWRWCLYVNVVFAVLGVVGALVFMAKPPKVERPRIDVAGVLTITAGLVGIVYGFSNAESNGWDAPLTIVMLAAGVLLVAAFVVIETRVAHPLLPLRVVLDRDRGGAFIAIGLVAIGMFGIFLFLTYYLEQTLGFSSLQTGLAFLPMPLSIMVSATQIGGRLLPRVGPKVLIFAGGLVAATGLLLLLRTEVDSTYAGTVLPALIVIGLGMGTIFSSAMNTATTGVARADAGVASATVNTMQQIGGSIGTALLSTIFADVVKNSLSGLSAAPTKLQQAQAVIDGYQVAFGISAGVLVLVALAGGLLINRQSVRLAKLERASAATTGSIPAAAH, encoded by the coding sequence GTGACGGCAGAACAGACCGTGCCTGCCCCGACCGGGTCGGCACCCACGACGACCGGCCGCGCTGCCGGCACCACGCCCGGCTCCGGCTCTGACCGCGCCAACCACCGCTGGATCGCGCTGGCGGTCATCGCCCTCGCCCAGCTCATGGTCGTGCTCGACGCGACCATCGTGAACATCGCCCTCCCGTCGGCACAGGCCGACCTCGGCTTCGGCACCGACCAGCGGCAGTGGATCGTCACCGCCTACTCGCTGGCGTTCGGCTCCCTGCTGCTGCTCGGGGGTCGCCTCGGTGATCTGTTCGGCCGCAAGACAACCTTCATCGTCGGCCTGGTCGGGTTCGCCCTGGCCTCGGTGCTCGGCGGTCTCGCGGACTCCTTCGGCCTGCTCGTGGCCGCCCGTGCACTGCAGGGTGTCTTCGGCGCCCTGCTCGCCCCCTCGGCGCTCGGCATGCTCACCACGACCTTCCGCGACCCGAAGGAACGCGGCCGGGCCTTCGGCATCTTCGGGTCGATCGCCGGCTCCGGTGCGGCGATCGGTCTGCTGCTCGGCGGCGTGCTCACCGAGTACGCCTCCTGGCGCTGGTGCCTCTACGTCAACGTCGTGTTCGCGGTGCTCGGCGTCGTCGGCGCACTCGTCTTCATGGCGAAGCCGCCGAAGGTCGAGCGTCCTCGCATCGACGTCGCCGGGGTCCTGACGATCACCGCCGGCCTGGTCGGCATCGTCTACGGCTTCTCGAACGCCGAGTCGAACGGGTGGGACGCCCCGCTCACGATCGTCATGCTCGCCGCCGGTGTCCTGCTCGTCGCCGCGTTCGTCGTGATCGAGACGCGGGTCGCGCACCCGCTGCTGCCGCTCCGCGTCGTCCTCGACCGTGACCGCGGTGGTGCCTTCATCGCGATCGGCCTCGTGGCGATCGGCATGTTCGGCATCTTCCTGTTCCTGACCTACTACCTCGAGCAGACCCTCGGCTTCAGCTCGCTGCAGACCGGCCTGGCGTTCCTGCCGATGCCGCTGTCGATCATGGTCTCGGCGACGCAGATCGGCGGGCGTCTGCTCCCCCGCGTCGGCCCGAAGGTCCTGATCTTCGCCGGTGGTCTCGTCGCGGCGACCGGACTCCTGCTGCTGCTCCGCACCGAGGTCGACAGCACCTACGCGGGGACCGTCCTGCCGGCGCTGATCGTGATCGGTCTCGGCATGGGCACGATCTTCTCGTCCGCCATGAACACCGCGACGACCGGGGTCGCCCGTGCGGACGCCGGGGTCGCCTCGGCGACCGTGAACACCATGCAGCAGATCGGCGGCTCGATCGGTACCGCCCTGCTCTCGACGATCTTCGCCGACGTCGTGAAGAACAGCCTGTCGGGGCTCTCGGCGGCGCCGACGAAGCTCCAGCAGGCCCAGGCCGTGATCGACGGGTACCAGGTGGCCTTCGGCATCTCGGCCGGCGTGCTCGTGCTCGTCGCCCTGGCCGGCGGTCTGCTCATCAACCGGCAGTCGGTGCGGCTCGCGAAGCTCGAGCGGGCGTCTGCAGCCACGACGGGGAGCATTCCGGCCGCGGCGCACTAG